In the genome of Thermococcus sp., the window AGGAAGGGGGCAAGCCTCGGCCCGCGGTCCTTTCCTATGAAGAGCCTGTAGAGGGTTCTAAACCACTTTTTGCTTGGAATTCCACGCTTTTTGGCAGAGTCGAAGAGAACGTTGTTGAGCTCGTCAACGGTGAACTTCTCGTGCCTTTCCAGCCATTCGGCAACTTCGAGCATTGCCTCCCTGATTTCCGGCTCAAGCTCTATCTCGGGTGGCCTCTCAAGCAGGCTGAACTTCACATTATCTGGAGCGTACTTCTCGACCCAGTTTCTGGCGAGCCTTATGCGCGTTCTTATTCTTTCCACGTCCTCCTCCGTAAGCTCTTCGGGAACGTGGCCCTGCTCCTGAAGAACGCGGATTATGCCATTCTCATCGAGGTGGGGCATCTGAACGAGCGTAACAAGGAAGCGGAACGGGGCCTGAGCAGTTAACCTTTCGGGAATTTTTGGCATTGACAGTTCATAGGTTCTCTTGAGTTCCTCTTCCTCCTCCCTGTTCTTGGCCTTTTCAAGACCGAAGTATATCCTTTCCACCTTATCGAACTCGTCGTAGAGGTTGAGGAGGCCCAAACCGAGGTCAATCTTAAGCTCCTTGTTCGGCCTCGCCTTCGCGTAGATGAAGCGGATTATGCCCGGCTCAAGAACCTCGTAGAGGTCGCTGAGGAGTATAACGTTACCCTTTGAACCACTCATCTTGCCCTTCTGCCCCTTGATTCCCACGAACTCGTACATGAGGGTCATCGGGGCCTTCCAGCCGAAGACCTTCTCCGATATCTCCTTGCCGGTATCGTAGGAGCTTCCAGCAGCCAAGTGGTCCTTTCCAGCGGGCTCAAAGTCCACCTTGAAGTGTGCCCAGCGCATGGGCCAGTCAACGCGCCATCTCAATTTTACGTTTCCCTCACGGATGTCTGTCTCTCCCTCGCTCCCGCAGTGCTCGCAACGGTACTTAACCTTCCATTCGCCGTCCCAGGAAACGAACTCCGCCTCCCTCCTGCATTTCGGGCAGTAGACCATAACCGGCTGCCAGCCTTCCTCAAGGGGGGGCTGTTTGGCTATCTCGCGGTATTTGTCAAGGATGGCCTTTATTTCGTCCCTCTTTTCCATGGCAAGCTTTATCTTCTCCGCGTACTCACCGCTCTTGTAGAGCTCCCTCGCGTGGAGAAAGTCAGCCTCAATGCCGAGCTTTCTCACTTCCTCCTCAAACTTCTCCATGAAGTGGTCTGCATAGCTCTCGTGACAGCCCCAAGGGTCGGGAACCTCGCTGACGGGCTTTGTTAGGTGCTCCTTCCACTCCGGCGGAACGTTCTTGGGAACCTTTCTAAAGCGGTCGTAGTCGTCCCACATGTGGATGTGGCGAACCCTCTTGCCTCTGTCCCGGAGGGCGTGACCGACTATGTAAGCGGTAAAGAACTCCCTAAAATTGCCTATGTGAACGTAACCGCTCGGAGTTATCCCGCTCTCGACAACGTACTCCTCCTTATCGCCCCTTTCACGGATTATCTTCTCGGCCATGTAGTCAGCCCAGTGAACCATCCTCACCACCGCGCTTAGCTCCGTGAAGGCCCTTTTAAGCTTAGCCCGCCCAATTGCAACGAACTATAAGGGAAAACCTTATAAGAGTAGATAGTAAGAACCACTGGAAAACGTAAGGAGGCATCCAAATGGAAGTTGAACTGGAGAGGATGCAGATTTTCTTTCCTGCGTCGCTTGAAATACAGGAGGAGCTATTGAAGGCGGGCTTTAAGGTTCCCTACTACAAGGAAACTGGAAGGAAGACACCGGTTCCAGTCGTGGTAAGCTCAAAGGCCGAGAGACGCCTTAGGCAGAACAGGCTTCTCAAAGCGAAGGACTTTGAAAGCGACGGGAAGTTCGCACTGGTGCCAGAGGAGAGGGCTGTTATGGAAATCGACGTGACGGAAAAGGGTTTTCTAATCCTCCGACCGAAGCCCCTCGAATACCACCTCGAAGATATCGGCTTCGTTTCGGTTCCGCCAAGGATATGGGGGACGTGGGCAAGCTTTTCGATACCGTTCTCTTTCTACGAAACGCTGGCAGACTTTTTGAGCGAGTTCAAAAGTGATGAGACGAACGGCATCTACCTAGCTTCCCGCGGGGCGGGGAAAAGAATAGAGGTCTACGCCTACAAGGGGAGAACGAGAAAAGACCTCGGGATTCCCGTCTTCGGCTACACCCTTGGACTTCACGGGCTGAGCTTAGCGGGCGAATACCTCCGCGAAAAAGCTGAGGAAAACGGCGTTCCGGAGGAGAGGCTCCGCTACCTCAAGCTGGGCCTCAGAAAGAAGAAGGAGACCAAAGCGGGCCTGAAGGTTGGGGTCGTTTGGGAGGACGGAAGGCCCAGCGAGATAACGCTGAAACTCTCAACAACCGAGCCGAGGATTAAGGTTCAAGGGCTTTACGGCGAGTTAGTTGGAAAATCTCGTGGGGAACCAACGAGAACCGACGAGTGGTACATCGTGGTTCACGCTGGCGATTTCATTGGAGCTCTCCGCAGGGTGGTGAGCGCTTTCGGGTGAAGGTATATTAACTCCAAGCCTTTTATTTTCTCTGGTGGAACCAATGTTAGGCACCGCCGAGGCCGTTGTCATAGCACTGCTCTTCATACTCTCAACCATAGGCTTCACGAATCCCAGCCCAGATTTTCAGCGGAACTGCCTTCATCTTTGGAGTAATCCAGCTCTGGCCCCACCTGAAGAGGAGGGAGCTGAGCTGGTATCAGATAGAGCACAACTACGGTGAGGTCTTCTTCGCGTTCTCGGCCTCAGCAATACCCCTGCTACTCCCGCTTGAATACGCTACTGCAGTACTCCTCGCGATGGCAATAAGCGACGGAGTCACGGGGATAATAAGGCACTACTACTTCAGAAAGCACGGCTTCAACGTGAAGCTCAGGAAGCACTGGACGGGGAGCATAGGCTACTTCGTCACAGCGGTGATAATAGCTTCCCTTCTCCTT includes:
- the lysS gene encoding lysine--tRNA ligase translates to MVHWADYMAEKIIRERGDKEEYVVESGITPSGYVHIGNFREFFTAYIVGHALRDRGKRVRHIHMWDDYDRFRKVPKNVPPEWKEHLTKPVSEVPDPWGCHESYADHFMEKFEEEVRKLGIEADFLHARELYKSGEYAEKIKLAMEKRDEIKAILDKYREIAKQPPLEEGWQPVMVYCPKCRREAEFVSWDGEWKVKYRCEHCGSEGETDIREGNVKLRWRVDWPMRWAHFKVDFEPAGKDHLAAGSSYDTGKEISEKVFGWKAPMTLMYEFVGIKGQKGKMSGSKGNVILLSDLYEVLEPGIIRFIYAKARPNKELKIDLGLGLLNLYDEFDKVERIYFGLEKAKNREEEEELKRTYELSMPKIPERLTAQAPFRFLVTLVQMPHLDENGIIRVLQEQGHVPEELTEEDVERIRTRIRLARNWVEKYAPDNVKFSLLERPPEIELEPEIREAMLEVAEWLERHEKFTVDELNNVLFDSAKKRGIPSKKWFRTLYRLFIGKDRGPRLAPFLASLDRQFVIKRLRLEG
- a CDS encoding PhoI, whose product is MEVELERMQIFFPASLEIQEELLKAGFKVPYYKETGRKTPVPVVVSSKAERRLRQNRLLKAKDFESDGKFALVPEERAVMEIDVTEKGFLILRPKPLEYHLEDIGFVSVPPRIWGTWASFSIPFSFYETLADFLSEFKSDETNGIYLASRGAGKRIEVYAYKGRTRKDLGIPVFGYTLGLHGLSLAGEYLREKAEENGVPEERLRYLKLGLRKKKETKAGLKVGVVWEDGRPSEITLKLSTTEPRIKVQGLYGELVGKSRGEPTRTDEWYIVVHAGDFIGALRRVVSAFG